The Candidatus Cloacimonadaceae bacterium DNA segment AGAGCTTCAATTGGAATCCTACCTCTGTCGTACTCTGAAACACAGACCTTTCGTGATCTGGAAAGCGGCGCTTTCTATCGATGGAAAATATGCCGCGAACGACGGCAGCGCGAGATGGATTTCAAACGAGAAATCCCGCAGGGAAACCCACCGGCTCAGGGAAGCCGCGGACGTCGTTTTGACCGGTATCGGCACCGTGCTTGCAGACGATCCGCAATTGCACGTCCGCTTGAAAAACCCCAGGCACCAACCCATGATCGCGCTGCTCGATCCATATCTGGAGATCCCTCTTGACGCAAAACTAATCTCCGGTATCGATACCAATCCGCTGACCATCTTTCATGGCAAGGAGATATCGGATCAGGAAAAGCACGATCGTCTTCAAGCCCTTGGCGCTATTCTGATCTCAGTTCCTGCCAAAGCGGAAAAGCTCGATCTGATTTCCGTCCTCAAACTTCTTTTTGAACAAGGCACAAACAGCGTCCTGCTCGAATGCGGCAGCAAACTCGCCTCATCATTCTTTGCCGAAAAGCTGGTGGATAAATGCCACATCTTCTTTGGCAACAAGCTCCTCGGAGGCAGAAAAGCCATCCTGTCTGAGCTTCCCATAAACAACATCAAAGACGCCATCGAGCTCGATATCAAGATCATCAGCAAG contains these protein-coding regions:
- the ribD gene encoding bifunctional diaminohydroxyphosphoribosylaminopyrimidine deaminase/5-amino-6-(5-phosphoribosylamino)uracil reductase RibD is translated as MDKHLKYMKLAIREAEKARGTCSPNPFVGAVIVRNDAVIAKGHTQDYGGDHAEADALKQAGKQARGASLYVTLEPCSHFGKTPACTEAIIKAGIRRVFFGIRDPNPLVKGDTDNDFSTPGILSMQYAGIEVQGGLLSEMIELQLESYLCRTLKHRPFVIWKAALSIDGKYAANDGSARWISNEKSRRETHRLREAADVVLTGIGTVLADDPQLHVRLKNPRHQPMIALLDPYLEIPLDAKLISGIDTNPLTIFHGKEISDQEKHDRLQALGAILISVPAKAEKLDLISVLKLLFEQGTNSVLLECGSKLASSFFAEKLVDKCHIFFGNKLLGGRKAILSELPINNIKDAIELDIKIISKLENDIHVVAYPIFS